A portion of the Magnetovibrio sp. PR-2 genome contains these proteins:
- a CDS encoding peptidase domain-containing ABC transporter: protein MSSISSDTNAAPAKRASFLRSLFRVSLGRYDVLLASLAINIFSLALPLVILQVYDKIVPNSAYNTFAYLVAGLAAAIILDAVLRGLRTHITSWEGARFEHAISQRAADRLLNSRLDAYESEPAGTHMDRMTSVEALRDFHSGQGLVSFSDLPFVILFLGIIGAININLVLAPLAVVLLAFGAAIWLSRKLDQAIKHRADLDEQRYSFIFQVLNGIHTVKGLGLEAQLHRQYQSLLAPLSTAVEQYAYLSSLGRSLGPAFSNLSMAAVATFGSLMVLDGTLSSGALIASTLLAGRAVQPLIRIIGVWMQSQNLKLAEERLDTLMNYPLEPLPRGEQPAEVDWSQPIRFDEVTVHRGNPDFPVLKNFSLEIPAGSVVALTGPMGGGKSVVLDALAGLAHVDEGELLFGEHSAAHIDFQKLRNDIAYARQDVVMYDGTISDNLSGFQKRKHLPEALTVAHKLGLDEEIARMPDGLDTNIGSSATVGLPGSIQQEISLCRALSKPVKLLLFDEANSVFDFEADKRLRRMLIEMKGKVTLVLITSRPSLIALADQVLTIDRGRITEYRQNQSEPETVTKLQAPGGEGGA from the coding sequence ATGTCGTCGATTTCTTCCGACACCAATGCTGCACCTGCGAAGCGCGCCTCGTTTTTGAGATCTTTGTTCCGGGTCTCCTTAGGGCGCTATGACGTTTTATTGGCTTCGTTGGCGATCAACATATTCTCTTTGGCCCTGCCGTTGGTGATCTTGCAGGTCTACGACAAAATCGTTCCCAATTCTGCTTATAATACATTCGCTTATCTGGTTGCAGGTTTGGCCGCCGCGATCATTTTGGATGCGGTTTTGCGCGGGCTTCGCACGCACATCACCAGTTGGGAAGGTGCGCGGTTCGAACACGCCATTTCACAACGTGCCGCCGACCGTTTGTTGAACAGCCGCTTGGACGCCTATGAAAGCGAGCCCGCGGGAACGCACATGGACCGTATGACATCGGTTGAAGCCTTGCGCGATTTTCATTCGGGCCAAGGCTTGGTGTCTTTTTCCGATCTGCCGTTTGTGATTTTGTTTTTGGGCATTATTGGTGCCATCAATATCAACCTTGTTTTGGCCCCCCTGGCGGTGGTTTTGCTGGCCTTCGGCGCGGCGATTTGGCTAAGCCGCAAGTTGGACCAAGCCATCAAGCACCGCGCGGATTTGGATGAGCAACGCTATTCGTTCATTTTCCAGGTGCTCAACGGCATTCACACGGTCAAGGGCTTAGGTCTTGAAGCGCAGCTGCATCGTCAGTACCAAAGCTTGCTTGCCCCGCTTTCGACAGCCGTTGAACAGTACGCCTACCTTTCATCCCTTGGCCGTTCTTTGGGGCCTGCGTTTTCCAATCTTTCCATGGCGGCGGTGGCCACATTTGGCAGCCTGATGGTGTTGGACGGAACGCTGTCCAGCGGTGCTTTGATCGCGTCAACGCTGTTGGCGGGGCGTGCCGTGCAGCCTTTGATCCGGATCATTGGCGTTTGGATGCAATCGCAAAACTTGAAGTTGGCGGAGGAACGTCTGGATACGTTGATGAACTATCCGCTGGAACCGCTGCCCCGTGGGGAACAACCGGCAGAGGTCGACTGGTCGCAACCGATCCGCTTTGACGAGGTTACGGTGCACCGGGGCAATCCGGATTTCCCGGTGCTTAAAAACTTCTCGTTGGAGATCCCGGCGGGCTCCGTCGTGGCGCTGACCGGACCCATGGGTGGGGGCAAGTCCGTTGTCTTGGATGCTTTGGCCGGATTGGCTCATGTGGACGAAGGTGAGTTGTTGTTTGGCGAACACAGTGCCGCGCACATCGACTTTCAAAAGTTACGAAATGACATCGCCTATGCCCGCCAAGATGTCGTGATGTATGACGGGACCATCAGCGACAACCTTTCGGGCTTTCAAAAACGAAAACATCTGCCAGAGGCGCTCACCGTGGCGCACAAGCTGGGTCTCGATGAAGAAATTGCACGCATGCCCGATGGGCTCGACACCAACATCGGCAGTAGTGCTACGGTCGGATTGCCGGGCAGTATTCAACAAGAAATTTCACTGTGCCGGGCGTTGTCCAAACCTGTGAAGCTGTTGCTGTTCGACGAAGCAAACTCGGTCTTTGATTTTGAAGCCGATAAACGTTTGCGCCGCATGCTGATTGAAATGAAGGGGAAAGTGACCCTGGTGTTGATTACATCGCGCCCATCTTTGATTGCGTTGGCCGATCAGGTTTTGACCATCGACCGAGGACGGATTACCGAATACCGTCAAAATCAAAGTGAGCCTGAAACGGTGACAAAATTGCAGGCTCCGGGCGGGGAGGGTGGCGCATGA